A section of the Lepus europaeus isolate LE1 chromosome 19, mLepTim1.pri, whole genome shotgun sequence genome encodes:
- the BBC3 gene encoding bcl-2-binding component 3 → MARARQEGSSPEPIEGLARDGPRPFPLGRLVPSAVSCGLCEPGLPAAPAAPALLPAAYLCAPAAPPAVTAALGGPRWPGGPRSRPRAPRPDGPQPSLSPAEQHLESPVPSAPGALEGGPTPAAPGVRGEEEQWAREIGAQLRRMADDLNAQYERRRQEEQQRHRPSPWRVLYNLLMGLLPLPRGPGAPEMEPN, encoded by the exons ATGGCCCGCGCACGCCAGGAGGGCAGCTCTCCGGAGCCCATAGAGGGCCTGGCCCGCGACGGCCCGCGCCCCTTCCCGCTCGGTCGCCTGGTGCCCTCGGCCGTGTCCTGCGGCCTCTGCGAGCCAGGGCTGCCCGCCgctcccgccgcccccgccctgctGCCCGCCGCCTACCTCtgcgcccccgccgccccgcccgccgTCACCGCCGCCCTGGGGGGCCCCCGCTGGCCTGGGGGTCCCCGCAGCCGGCCCCGAGCCCCGAGGCCCGACG GTCCCCAGCCGTCGCTGTCCCCGGCCGAGCAGCACCTGGAGTCGCCCGTGCCCAGCGCCCCGGGGGCCCTGGAGGGCGGCCCCACCCCGGCGGCCCCGGGAGTCCGGGGCGAGGAGGAGCAGTGGGCCCGAGAGATCGGGGCCCAGCTGCGGCGGATGGCGGACGACCTGAACGCGCAGTACGAGCGGCGG AGACAAGAGGAGCAGCAGCGACACCGCCCTTCGCCCTGGAGGGTCCTGTACAATCTTCTCATGGGACTTCTGCCCTTACCCAGGGGCCCCGGAGCCCCGGAGATGGAGCCCAACTAg